In a genomic window of Balaenoptera ricei isolate mBalRic1 chromosome 3, mBalRic1.hap2, whole genome shotgun sequence:
- the ICAM3 gene encoding intercellular adhesion molecule 3 isoform X1: MMPSGPLPRACWTSFISLLLVCCLLPPGTQGQEFQLRVEPQNPVVPARESLLVNCSIDCPSAELISLETSLLKESVGSGLSWAAFHLSNVTGDTQLLCSGFCNGSQMIGFSNITVYRFPERVELAPLPPWQPVGRRLILRCMVSGGAPRDHLTVVLLREENELGRQPAGKGEPAEVMVTVLATRDDHGANISCRTELDLQSQGLGLYQNSSAPRKLRTFAMPMIPPRLVVPRFSEVETSWTVDCTLDGLFPASEAQVQLALGDQMLNATVVSHADTLTATARAKAEQEGTQEIVCNVTLGGESRETRENVKAYSFQGPNLTLSEPNATEGTTVTVTCAAGPRVQVTLDGVPAAAPGQPAHLQLNATAKDDRRTFFCNATLEVHGVILHRNRSVQLRVLCRNPIAITIVLGVLAILGLVILAAASVYVFGVQKRRDIYHVRQSSTLLPLAPKQPDEAVAVELS; the protein is encoded by the exons ATGATGCCCTCAGGGCCGCTGCCCAGGGCCTGCTGGACTTCATTCATCTCTCTGCTTCTAGTCTGCTGTCTGCTGCCCCCAG GTACCCAAGGGCAGGAGTTCCAGCTGCGAGTGGAGCCGCAGAACCCAGTGGTGCCTGCCAGAGAGTCCCTCTTGGTAAATTGCAGTATAGATTGCCCCAGCGCTGAACTCATCTCCCTGGAGACGTCCCTACTCAAGGAGTCGGTGGGCAGTGGCCTGAGCTGGGCAGCCTTCCATCTCAGCAATGTGACTGGTGACACCCAGCTCCTCTGCTCTGGCTTCTGCAATGGCTCCCAGATGATAGGCTTCTCTAACATCACAGTGTACC GGTTCCCGGAGCGCGTGGAGCTGGCCCCCCTGCCGCCCTGGCAGCCCGTGGGCAGGCGCCTCATCCTGCGCTGCATGGTGTCCGGTGGGGCCCCCCGGGACCACCTCACCGTGGTGCTGCTTCGTGAGGAGAATGAGCTGGGCCGGCAGCCAGCAGGAAAGGGGGAGCCTGCCGAGGTCATGGTCACAGTGCTGGCGACCAGAGATGACCATGGTGCCAATATTTCTTGCCGCACGGAGCTGGACCTGCAGTCCCAAGGGCTGGGACTGTACCAGAACAGCTCGGCCCCCAGGAAGCTCCGAACCTTTG CCATGCCCATGATCCCCCCGCGCCTCGTTGTACCCCGGTTCTCGGAGGTGGAAACGTCGTGGACCGTTGACTGCACCCTGGATGGGCTGTTCCCAGCATCGGAGGCCCAGGTGCAACTGGCGCTGGGGGACCAGATGCTGAATGCCACAGTCGTGAGCCACGCTGACACACTCACGGCCACAGCCAGAGCGAAAGCAGAGCAGGAGGGCACTCAGGAGATTGTCTGCAACGTGACCTTGGGGGGCGAGAGCCGCGAGACCCGGGAGAACGTGAAGGCCTATA GCTTCCAGGGGCCCAACCTGACACTGAGCGAGCCTAACGCCACCGAGGGGACCACAGTAACTGTGACTTGCGCGGCCGGACCCCGAGTCCAGGTCACGCTGGACGGAGTTCCAGCCGCGGCACCGGGACAGCCTGCCCACCTTCAGCTAAACGCCACTGCGAAGGACGACAGGCGCACCTTCTTCTGCAATGCCACCCTCGAGGTGCATGGGGTGATCTTGCACCGTAACAGGAGCGTCCAGTTGCGTGTCCTGT GTCGGAACCCCATCGCCATCACCATTGTCCTGGGGGTGTTAGCGATCTTGGGCCTGGTGATTCTCGCTGCGGCCTCTGTGTACGTCTTTGGGGTGCAGAAGCGGCGTGACATCTACCACGTGAGGCAAAGCAGCACCCTGTTGCCCCTCGCGCCTAAACAGCCCGACGAGGCTGTGGCAGTGGAGTTATCCTGA
- the ICAM3 gene encoding intercellular adhesion molecule 3 isoform X2, whose protein sequence is MMPSGPLPRACWTSFISLLLVCCLLPPGTQGQEFQLRVEPQNPVVPARESLLVNCSIDCPSAELISLETSLLKESVGSGLSWAAFHLSNVTGDTQLLCSGFCNGSQMIGFSNITVYRFPERVELAPLPPWQPVGRRLILRCMVSGGAPRDHLTVVLLREENELGRQPAGKGEPAEVMVTVLATRDDHGANISCRTELDLQSQGLGLYQNSSAPRKLRTFAMPMIPPRLVVPRFSEVETSWTVDCTLDGLFPASEAQVQLALGDQMLNATVVSHADTLTATARAKAEQEGTQEIVCNVTLGGESRETRENVKAYSFQGPNLTLSEPNATEGTTVTVTCAAGPRVQVTLDGVPAAAPGQPAHLQLNATAKDDRRTFFCNATLEVHGVILHRNRSVQSEPHRHHHCPGGVSDLGPGDSRCGLCVRLWGAEAA, encoded by the exons ATGATGCCCTCAGGGCCGCTGCCCAGGGCCTGCTGGACTTCATTCATCTCTCTGCTTCTAGTCTGCTGTCTGCTGCCCCCAG GTACCCAAGGGCAGGAGTTCCAGCTGCGAGTGGAGCCGCAGAACCCAGTGGTGCCTGCCAGAGAGTCCCTCTTGGTAAATTGCAGTATAGATTGCCCCAGCGCTGAACTCATCTCCCTGGAGACGTCCCTACTCAAGGAGTCGGTGGGCAGTGGCCTGAGCTGGGCAGCCTTCCATCTCAGCAATGTGACTGGTGACACCCAGCTCCTCTGCTCTGGCTTCTGCAATGGCTCCCAGATGATAGGCTTCTCTAACATCACAGTGTACC GGTTCCCGGAGCGCGTGGAGCTGGCCCCCCTGCCGCCCTGGCAGCCCGTGGGCAGGCGCCTCATCCTGCGCTGCATGGTGTCCGGTGGGGCCCCCCGGGACCACCTCACCGTGGTGCTGCTTCGTGAGGAGAATGAGCTGGGCCGGCAGCCAGCAGGAAAGGGGGAGCCTGCCGAGGTCATGGTCACAGTGCTGGCGACCAGAGATGACCATGGTGCCAATATTTCTTGCCGCACGGAGCTGGACCTGCAGTCCCAAGGGCTGGGACTGTACCAGAACAGCTCGGCCCCCAGGAAGCTCCGAACCTTTG CCATGCCCATGATCCCCCCGCGCCTCGTTGTACCCCGGTTCTCGGAGGTGGAAACGTCGTGGACCGTTGACTGCACCCTGGATGGGCTGTTCCCAGCATCGGAGGCCCAGGTGCAACTGGCGCTGGGGGACCAGATGCTGAATGCCACAGTCGTGAGCCACGCTGACACACTCACGGCCACAGCCAGAGCGAAAGCAGAGCAGGAGGGCACTCAGGAGATTGTCTGCAACGTGACCTTGGGGGGCGAGAGCCGCGAGACCCGGGAGAACGTGAAGGCCTATA GCTTCCAGGGGCCCAACCTGACACTGAGCGAGCCTAACGCCACCGAGGGGACCACAGTAACTGTGACTTGCGCGGCCGGACCCCGAGTCCAGGTCACGCTGGACGGAGTTCCAGCCGCGGCACCGGGACAGCCTGCCCACCTTCAGCTAAACGCCACTGCGAAGGACGACAGGCGCACCTTCTTCTGCAATGCCACCCTCGAGGTGCATGGGGTGATCTTGCACCGTAACAGGAGCGTCCA GTCGGAACCCCATCGCCATCACCATTGTCCTGGGGGTGTTAGCGATCTTGGGCCTGGTGATTCTCGCTGCGGCCTCTGTGTACGTCTTTGGGGTGCAGAAGCGGCGTGA
- the ICAM3 gene encoding intercellular adhesion molecule 3 isoform X3 — MMPSGPLPRACWTSFISLLLVCCLLPPGTQGQEFQLRVEPQNPVVPARESLLVNCSIDCPSAELISLETSLLKESVGSGLSWAAFHLSNVTGDTQLLCSGFCNGSQMIGFSNITVYRFPERVELAPLPPWQPVGRRLILRCMVSGGAPRDHLTVVLLREENELGRQPAGKGEPAEVMVTVLATRDDHGANISCRTELDLQSQGLGLYQNSSAPRKLRTFAMPMIPPRLVVPRFSEVETSWTVDCTLDGLFPASEAQVQLALGDQMLNATVVSHADTLTATARAKAEQEGTQEIVCNVTLGGESRETRENVKAYSFQGPNLTLSEPNATEGTTVTVTCAAGPRVQVTLDGVPAAAPGQPAHLQLNATAKDDRRTFFCNATLEVGTPSPSPLSWGC, encoded by the exons ATGATGCCCTCAGGGCCGCTGCCCAGGGCCTGCTGGACTTCATTCATCTCTCTGCTTCTAGTCTGCTGTCTGCTGCCCCCAG GTACCCAAGGGCAGGAGTTCCAGCTGCGAGTGGAGCCGCAGAACCCAGTGGTGCCTGCCAGAGAGTCCCTCTTGGTAAATTGCAGTATAGATTGCCCCAGCGCTGAACTCATCTCCCTGGAGACGTCCCTACTCAAGGAGTCGGTGGGCAGTGGCCTGAGCTGGGCAGCCTTCCATCTCAGCAATGTGACTGGTGACACCCAGCTCCTCTGCTCTGGCTTCTGCAATGGCTCCCAGATGATAGGCTTCTCTAACATCACAGTGTACC GGTTCCCGGAGCGCGTGGAGCTGGCCCCCCTGCCGCCCTGGCAGCCCGTGGGCAGGCGCCTCATCCTGCGCTGCATGGTGTCCGGTGGGGCCCCCCGGGACCACCTCACCGTGGTGCTGCTTCGTGAGGAGAATGAGCTGGGCCGGCAGCCAGCAGGAAAGGGGGAGCCTGCCGAGGTCATGGTCACAGTGCTGGCGACCAGAGATGACCATGGTGCCAATATTTCTTGCCGCACGGAGCTGGACCTGCAGTCCCAAGGGCTGGGACTGTACCAGAACAGCTCGGCCCCCAGGAAGCTCCGAACCTTTG CCATGCCCATGATCCCCCCGCGCCTCGTTGTACCCCGGTTCTCGGAGGTGGAAACGTCGTGGACCGTTGACTGCACCCTGGATGGGCTGTTCCCAGCATCGGAGGCCCAGGTGCAACTGGCGCTGGGGGACCAGATGCTGAATGCCACAGTCGTGAGCCACGCTGACACACTCACGGCCACAGCCAGAGCGAAAGCAGAGCAGGAGGGCACTCAGGAGATTGTCTGCAACGTGACCTTGGGGGGCGAGAGCCGCGAGACCCGGGAGAACGTGAAGGCCTATA GCTTCCAGGGGCCCAACCTGACACTGAGCGAGCCTAACGCCACCGAGGGGACCACAGTAACTGTGACTTGCGCGGCCGGACCCCGAGTCCAGGTCACGCTGGACGGAGTTCCAGCCGCGGCACCGGGACAGCCTGCCCACCTTCAGCTAAACGCCACTGCGAAGGACGACAGGCGCACCTTCTTCTGCAATGCCACCCTCGAG GTCGGAACCCCATCGCCATCACCATTGTCCTGGGGGTGTTAG